In Zunongwangia profunda SM-A87, the following proteins share a genomic window:
- a CDS encoding sodium/bile acid symporter family protein, with protein sequence MEKINKYQTGVILLAVVLGLLLGNLAILERYASSFIVLLLMVMLYGLFLSINIGELKSAFFNLKFSVSSLVINFIWTPLFAYLLGYLFLDNELAI encoded by the coding sequence ATGGAAAAAATCAATAAATACCAAACAGGTGTCATTTTATTGGCAGTTGTACTGGGATTATTATTGGGGAATTTGGCTATTTTGGAGAGATATGCATCGAGCTTTATTGTACTCTTGCTTATGGTAATGCTTTACGGCTTATTCTTAAGTATAAACATCGGCGAGCTTAAAAGTGCTTTCTTCAATCTCAAATTTTCAGTTAGCAGCCTTGTTATTAATTTTATCTGGACTCCCCTGTTTGCTTATTTGCTGGGATACTTGTTTCTGGATAACGAGCTGGCCATCTAG
- a CDS encoding heavy-metal-associated domain-containing protein, with amino-acid sequence MKRIALIIVVTVFGIISSNAQITKVDQEVFGMDCAPCAYGLERGLKKMDGIEKVQVSLNEGKAYLDLTANNNLSLKQIQEEVKVNGFSAKNAEIVIKGNFVEQDGTYAIQTGKETFKIAEATSTNLRSRLKPGVLTVKGIVQDEEDGELTTKWEIELTEIL; translated from the coding sequence ATGAAAAGAATAGCATTAATTATCGTAGTGACAGTGTTTGGAATCATAAGTTCCAACGCCCAAATCACCAAAGTAGATCAGGAAGTTTTTGGAATGGATTGCGCACCTTGTGCCTATGGCCTTGAACGCGGACTCAAAAAAATGGATGGTATAGAAAAGGTACAAGTAAGTCTGAATGAAGGCAAAGCTTATTTAGATCTGACTGCAAACAATAATTTAAGCTTGAAACAAATTCAGGAAGAAGTGAAAGTGAATGGTTTTTCAGCTAAGAATGCCGAAATAGTTATAAAGGGCAACTTCGTTGAGCAGGATGGCACTTATGCAATACAAACCGGGAAAGAAACTTTTAAGATAGCTGAAGCAACTTCTACCAACTTACGTTCCAGGTTAAAACCCGGAGTCCTTACAGTTAAAGGGATAGTTCAGGATGAAGAAGACGGGGAGCTAACCACTAAGTGGGAAATTGAGCTTACTGAAATCCTTTAA
- a CDS encoding arsenic resistance protein → MLMVTPCTDWYLVFTGVAKGNVPLSTSILPINLILQILLLPIFLLLFFGRSGNVEFRSLVESILLVLLIPFLLVLVTKKIVSRSNTSGTSFTGFFVKSQVLFLSLAVVAMFASEGRNLLENPDVIYKLLFPVIIFFIITFLLAQLVSRFFKFSYQNRVSLTLTTMARNSPISLAIAVSAFAYEPLVALSLVIGPLIELPILALTSQLLLKIRKKVI, encoded by the coding sequence ATGCTTATGGTAACTCCCTGTACAGATTGGTACCTGGTGTTTACCGGTGTTGCAAAAGGAAATGTGCCGCTATCTACTTCTATTCTTCCAATCAACCTGATATTGCAGATTCTTTTACTTCCAATATTTTTGTTACTATTCTTTGGAAGATCAGGAAATGTTGAATTCAGGTCACTGGTTGAAAGTATTCTTCTGGTGCTCCTGATTCCTTTTTTATTAGTATTAGTTACCAAAAAAATAGTTAGCCGAAGCAATACTTCAGGGACGTCTTTTACCGGCTTTTTTGTAAAATCCCAGGTGTTGTTTTTATCATTGGCAGTAGTCGCAATGTTTGCTTCAGAAGGAAGAAATCTACTGGAAAATCCTGATGTTATTTACAAATTGCTATTTCCCGTGATTATATTTTTTATCATTACTTTTTTACTGGCACAGCTGGTCAGCAGGTTTTTTAAATTCAGTTATCAAAACAGGGTAAGCCTCACATTGACAACAATGGCAAGAAATTCACCTATTTCATTGGCCATTGCAGTTTCCGCATTTGCTTATGAACCATTGGTTGCATTGTCATTAGTTATAGGTCCTTTAATTGAATTGCCAATTTTGGCTTTAACCTCGCAACTGTTGTTGAAAATAAGAAAGAAAGTAATTTAG
- a CDS encoding heavy-metal-associated domain-containing protein, producing MDCAPCAYGLERGLKNMEGLESVKVSLNDGKAYLDLAKNNDLRLRQIQEEVNKNDFSAKKAEIVIKGTLVEQDGN from the coding sequence ATGGACTGTGCCCCCTGTGCCTATGGTCTGGAACGCGGACTTAAAAATATGGAAGGTCTGGAAAGTGTAAAAGTGAGTCTTAATGACGGTAAAGCTTATTTAGATTTGGCAAAAAATAATGATTTGAGACTTAGGCAGATCCAGGAAGAAGTGAATAAGAATGATTTTTCTGCTAAAAAAGCCGAAATTGTTATAAAAGGTACTCTCGTTGAACAGGATGGTAATTAA
- a CDS encoding nuclear transport factor 2-like protein produces the protein MRTTEEVLKDHLELSKKGSIEEDLHRNFSKNLILLTTHGIDKGHEGLRELNKMLIKDFPEAEFNYINFLFEDEIAFLEWTAYSDSSQIDDGADSYIVREGLIIAQTIHYTIRKKK, from the coding sequence ATGAGAACTACAGAAGAAGTATTAAAAGATCATCTGGAACTTTCTAAAAAGGGATCTATAGAAGAGGACCTGCATAGAAACTTTTCCAAAAATTTGATCCTTCTTACTACGCATGGTATTGATAAAGGACATGAAGGACTAAGGGAATTAAATAAAATGCTGATAAAGGATTTCCCCGAAGCGGAGTTTAACTATATCAATTTTCTTTTTGAAGATGAAATAGCTTTTCTGGAATGGACTGCATATTCAGACAGTTCACAAATAGATGACGGAGCAGATTCCTACATAGTGCGCGAGGGGCTGATAATTGCCCAGACCATTCATTATACTATCCGAAAGAAAAAATGA
- a CDS encoding GDCCVxC domain-containing (seleno)protein, with product MEIELVSTITCPGCGHTKEEEMPTTACQFFYQCDNCKHLLKPKEGDCCVYCSYGNVACPPIQEGTNCC from the coding sequence ATGGAAATAGAACTAGTTTCTACCATTACATGTCCTGGTTGCGGACACACAAAAGAAGAGGAAATGCCCACAACAGCCTGTCAGTTTTTTTACCAATGTGATAATTGCAAGCATTTATTAAAACCAAAAGAAGGTGATTGCTGTGTTTATTGTTCTTATGGTAATGTTGCCTGTCCACCCATTCAGGAAGGAACAAATTGCTGCTAA
- a CDS encoding PQQ-dependent sugar dehydrogenase — protein MAQKKDSLISENITGHIYKPKMVGATEERISQLQLPQGFKIEKFADNLGEPRMMAVSPQGNIYVSRREGDVVMLKDTNDDGKPDHQQTVVTKEGAHGVAFHEDMFYLVTVNDVFRAQLKEDGTIGELEKIIGNLPDGGQHPNRTIGFGPDGMLYISIGSTCNACDETREENATIVRTNADGSNRTIFASGLRNTIGFDWHPETGELFGMDSGIDWLGDDEQKEELNRITEGADYGWPYIYDDGKYNKADEPPKMTWKEYAQKATEPEMLFTAHSAPMNLKFYRGKMFPSEYKNTALVTFRGSWNRRPASGHKIMKVTFENGKPVKAEDFVKGFLMEEGTSRFARLAGLVELPDGSLLVSDDTNGVIYRVSYN, from the coding sequence ATGGCACAAAAGAAGGATAGCCTTATTTCAGAAAATATTACGGGACATATTTATAAACCTAAGATGGTTGGGGCCACCGAAGAGAGGATATCGCAACTTCAATTACCGCAGGGGTTTAAAATAGAAAAATTCGCAGATAATCTGGGAGAACCCAGAATGATGGCTGTAAGCCCCCAGGGAAATATATATGTTTCTCGAAGGGAGGGAGACGTAGTGATGCTTAAGGATACTAATGATGACGGGAAACCTGACCATCAACAAACGGTAGTAACTAAAGAAGGAGCGCATGGGGTAGCTTTTCATGAAGATATGTTTTACCTTGTTACGGTAAATGATGTTTTCAGGGCACAGTTAAAAGAAGATGGTACTATTGGAGAACTGGAAAAGATTATAGGGAACCTACCAGATGGTGGTCAGCACCCCAACCGCACGATTGGTTTTGGCCCAGATGGGATGCTATATATATCGATTGGAAGCACCTGCAACGCCTGTGATGAAACACGGGAAGAAAATGCCACTATAGTACGGACTAATGCTGATGGGAGCAATAGAACCATATTTGCATCGGGACTGCGAAATACCATTGGTTTTGACTGGCATCCTGAGACGGGGGAACTTTTTGGGATGGATAGCGGAATTGACTGGCTGGGAGATGATGAACAAAAAGAAGAATTAAATCGTATCACTGAGGGAGCTGATTATGGGTGGCCGTATATCTACGACGATGGTAAATATAATAAGGCAGATGAACCGCCAAAAATGACCTGGAAAGAATACGCGCAGAAAGCTACAGAACCGGAGATGTTATTTACAGCCCATAGCGCTCCAATGAATTTAAAGTTTTACAGAGGGAAAATGTTTCCCTCGGAATATAAAAATACTGCCCTGGTAACTTTTCGGGGATCCTGGAATAGACGGCCAGCTTCCGGACACAAAATAATGAAAGTAACTTTCGAAAATGGGAAGCCTGTAAAGGCTGAAGATTTTGTAAAAGGTTTTTTAATGGAGGAAGGTACTTCCCGATTCGCCAGGTTAGCCGGTTTGGTAGAATTGCCCGATGGATCGCTTTTAGTTAGTGATGATACCAATGGCGTAATTTACCGAGTATCGTATAACTAA
- a CDS encoding thioredoxin family protein — MKRQIEIFTANCPVCDPVVKMVKELSCDSCEITTYNLVEQCEDKTCIDKVQEYGVKRIPAVAVDGKLLECCTNNGISKEKLIEAGIGKAS; from the coding sequence ATGAAAAGACAAATAGAAATATTTACGGCAAATTGTCCGGTTTGTGATCCGGTTGTAAAAATGGTGAAAGAGTTGTCCTGCGATAGTTGCGAGATTACCACCTATAACCTGGTGGAACAATGTGAGGATAAGACCTGTATAGACAAAGTGCAGGAGTACGGTGTAAAGAGAATTCCCGCGGTGGCGGTTGATGGAAAATTGCTTGAGTGCTGTACAAACAATGGTATAAGCAAAGAAAAACTTATCGAAGCAGGAATAGGAAAAGCCAGTTAG
- a CDS encoding cytochrome c/FTR1 family iron permease, translating into MNKYRVFFFFVIFISINTFSQNTANDTDLRTLVTLLDYISKDYPVAVENGEIINEFEFAEMSEFAKKSIALQQDLLPTINNTRFEKLDEPLRELQQAVADKKNPEAISTIALNIKNKILDLGILKITPNRYPSLKNGATLYQNNCVSCHGGKGYGNGALAGNLNPAPTNFHEAQLSPLQAYNVIKLGIEGTGMASYNRLTEEELWDLSFYVLSLKHNEEISRAPLPSNLHLDSISKWNDEELQHFLNKSFSNITVGQVRNYEPERPEPLNVAMTNLDLSYQEFQKGNNKIAEKYALTSYLEGVELVENILGASAPSLVRGIERDMIAYRKALQNNNKIGAENYYNALKEKITSAKTVLAEKDYSFAFIYGAALSILIREALEALLIILIILRVLRPMKIKRAVIAVHSGWIFAVLTGVVSWFFVDKLINLSGASRELMEGVGAILAVLVLLFAGIWLHSHSEISKWKHFIKNKINRISETGNMIGLLIFSFIVVFREAFEVVLFLSSLKLSNPDVANSAINWALLTSVIIIAIITIVFLKFTKELPVGKFFKLASYMVAALAIVLTGKGIMAFQEAGYIPISPIDFAPRIELLGIYPNLQSILAQLLVLGIIVFFQWRNLNQKADKSSQELVTEE; encoded by the coding sequence ATGAATAAATATAGGGTATTCTTCTTCTTTGTCATTTTCATTTCAATAAATACGTTTTCGCAAAATACGGCTAATGACACAGATTTGCGCACTTTGGTGACTCTCCTGGATTACATTTCCAAGGATTATCCAGTAGCGGTGGAGAATGGCGAAATAATCAATGAGTTTGAATTCGCCGAAATGAGCGAGTTTGCAAAAAAATCCATTGCACTTCAGCAGGATCTATTGCCGACAATTAATAATACCAGGTTTGAAAAGCTTGATGAACCCCTGCGGGAATTGCAACAAGCTGTTGCGGACAAAAAAAATCCAGAAGCGATTTCTACAATTGCTTTAAATATCAAAAACAAAATTCTCGATCTTGGAATTTTAAAAATTACACCTAATCGTTATCCCTCGTTAAAGAATGGAGCCACCCTGTACCAGAATAATTGCGTATCCTGCCACGGAGGCAAAGGATATGGGAACGGAGCTTTAGCCGGAAATTTAAATCCTGCACCGACCAATTTCCACGAAGCCCAGTTGTCCCCACTTCAGGCTTACAATGTCATCAAATTGGGGATTGAGGGCACGGGGATGGCTTCTTACAACCGTCTTACAGAAGAAGAGCTTTGGGACTTATCTTTTTACGTGCTGTCACTAAAGCACAATGAAGAAATTTCAAGAGCTCCATTGCCTTCCAATTTGCATCTTGACAGCATCAGCAAATGGAACGATGAAGAATTGCAACATTTTTTGAATAAATCTTTCAGCAATATAACAGTTGGCCAGGTGCGGAATTATGAACCTGAAAGGCCTGAACCTCTAAATGTTGCTATGACCAACCTTGATCTTTCATATCAGGAATTTCAAAAAGGCAATAATAAAATTGCCGAAAAATATGCCTTGACATCCTACCTTGAAGGCGTTGAGCTGGTGGAGAATATATTGGGTGCATCTGCGCCTTCATTAGTGAGGGGTATTGAGCGGGATATGATTGCTTACCGAAAAGCACTTCAAAACAACAACAAAATAGGTGCGGAAAATTATTATAATGCCCTTAAAGAAAAAATAACCTCTGCCAAAACTGTTTTAGCAGAAAAGGATTATTCCTTTGCATTTATATATGGTGCTGCATTATCAATCCTTATCAGGGAGGCCTTGGAAGCGTTGCTTATTATCCTCATTATTCTCCGTGTTCTAAGACCTATGAAAATCAAACGCGCAGTGATAGCCGTCCATTCCGGATGGATTTTCGCAGTACTAACTGGTGTGGTGAGTTGGTTTTTTGTAGATAAACTTATCAATTTAAGCGGTGCGTCAAGAGAATTGATGGAAGGTGTTGGAGCTATTCTGGCTGTACTGGTATTGCTCTTTGCAGGTATTTGGCTTCATTCCCATTCTGAGATATCGAAGTGGAAACACTTCATAAAAAATAAAATAAACCGCATTTCTGAAACCGGAAATATGATAGGTTTGTTGATTTTCTCGTTCATCGTGGTGTTTAGGGAAGCTTTTGAAGTGGTTCTGTTTCTTTCATCACTGAAACTGAGCAATCCCGATGTCGCAAATTCTGCTATTAACTGGGCCTTATTGACTTCCGTTATTATAATAGCCATTATAACAATCGTGTTTCTGAAATTTACTAAAGAACTACCTGTAGGAAAATTCTTCAAATTGGCTTCCTATATGGTAGCAGCCCTGGCAATTGTTTTAACAGGCAAAGGAATTATGGCCTTTCAGGAAGCAGGTTACATCCCCATTTCACCCATAGATTTTGCTCCCCGTATAGAACTATTGGGGATTTACCCGAATTTACAGTCTATCCTGGCGCAGCTCCTCGTACTTGGTATTATAGTTTTTTTCCAATGGAGGAATCTGAATCAAAAAGCAGACAAGTCCTCACAAGAATTGGTTACAGAAGAGTAA
- a CDS encoding dihydrolipoyl dehydrogenase family protein produces the protein MKKYDVFVIGSGMSGMTAANKCASKGLKVGITDELPYGGTCALRGCDPKKVIIGATEVRDFAERLKGNGIDTVPKVNWEDIMAFKQSFVDAMPPKIEKGYKNKDIDTYHTSAKFLSDNTLELGDEVIEADKFVIATGAKPRVLDFEGGNLALSSTDFLNLKKLPESLLFIGGGYIAFEFAHIAARAGADVTILHRGDHPLENFDHDIVQHLVNATRNLGIKLVLETEVSKIEKKEDHYVVTGKSNGKEATYKTDSVFNSAGRPPAIFDLDLEKAGISFSKKGIAVNEYLQSTSNANIYAAGDSADSRGLPLTPVAVMEGHVVASNIIKGNKKKVNYPPMPSVVFTLPTLASVGLTEAEAKSKQIEYQVNYNHAESWFNAKRLNVKEYAYKTIIDKENQTILGAHLIGPNTEETINLFAMAIKTKMKINELRTMIFTYPTLSSDIPHML, from the coding sequence ATGAAAAAGTACGATGTATTTGTAATAGGTTCTGGTATGTCAGGTATGACCGCTGCCAATAAATGTGCCTCCAAAGGCCTTAAGGTAGGCATTACCGATGAACTTCCCTATGGTGGAACCTGTGCCCTAAGAGGCTGTGATCCCAAAAAGGTGATTATAGGCGCAACGGAAGTACGTGATTTTGCAGAAAGGCTTAAAGGAAATGGAATAGATACAGTGCCTAAAGTCAATTGGGAAGATATTATGGCATTTAAACAATCTTTTGTGGATGCCATGCCTCCTAAAATTGAAAAAGGATATAAGAATAAAGACATAGACACCTATCATACTTCAGCTAAATTTTTATCTGATAACACCTTAGAGTTAGGTGATGAAGTTATTGAAGCCGATAAATTTGTGATCGCAACCGGAGCAAAACCCCGGGTACTGGATTTTGAGGGTGGAAATTTGGCTCTTTCAAGTACAGATTTCCTTAACCTGAAAAAACTACCTGAATCGCTTTTATTTATTGGAGGTGGCTACATTGCCTTTGAATTTGCTCATATCGCTGCACGGGCTGGTGCCGATGTTACCATATTGCATCGTGGTGATCACCCATTAGAAAACTTTGATCATGACATTGTACAACATCTTGTGAATGCAACCCGAAACCTGGGAATTAAACTTGTTTTGGAAACTGAAGTCTCTAAAATTGAAAAGAAAGAAGATCATTATGTAGTTACAGGAAAATCAAATGGAAAAGAGGCCACTTATAAGACTGACTCTGTCTTTAACTCGGCCGGTCGTCCTCCCGCCATATTTGATTTAGATTTGGAAAAAGCAGGGATATCTTTTTCAAAAAAAGGAATTGCGGTAAATGAATACCTTCAAAGTACCTCTAACGCCAATATTTATGCAGCGGGAGATTCGGCAGATTCAAGAGGATTACCCCTTACCCCTGTTGCAGTAATGGAAGGGCATGTTGTGGCATCAAATATCATCAAAGGGAACAAGAAAAAAGTTAATTATCCACCAATGCCTTCCGTAGTTTTTACTTTGCCTACCCTGGCATCAGTAGGATTAACCGAAGCAGAAGCCAAATCAAAACAGATAGAATATCAGGTCAATTATAACCATGCGGAAAGCTGGTTCAATGCAAAAAGACTGAATGTTAAGGAATATGCCTACAAAACTATCATTGATAAAGAGAATCAGACTATTCTTGGCGCACATTTAATAGGACCTAACACGGAGGAAACCATCAATTTATTTGCCATGGCGATAAAGACCAAAATGAAAATCAATGAGTTAAGGACGATGATCTTTACGTATCCAACTTTGTCATCAGATATCCCTCATATGCTTTAA
- a CDS encoding PepSY-associated TM helix domain-containing protein — protein MKAFSNIVKKVHLFLGITCGVLASISGLTGSMYVWQPEITSALNQRLLQRESTNTLSEKTLLKTSSELYRSQKDTIAKIFLPYREQETVSIIYKNGQTLYYHPETGVPLGKKSASIKLFEDLLKIHRSLGIPKIGKYIVGSSAIIFFLFLLTSGLFLWWKKYKSNFKKGIKIKWKRNRKRFNYDVHKSLGIFFSLPLAVMAFSGGYFTYNSYYKDGLKLIDGFIGNKQPEKKIEAGTGIDILHLLETPDNQYALRAIYFPQDGNEVYQFRYIKNRFINPGLRKTRELKLDNNSNTIYSSSFNDDPVSEQIAAQFYPIHIGEMAGMLGRILVFISGFVPLILFITGLRFYYFRTVR, from the coding sequence TTGAAAGCATTTTCAAACATAGTTAAGAAAGTACATCTTTTTTTAGGAATAACATGTGGGGTTTTGGCATCCATTTCAGGTCTTACTGGTTCCATGTATGTATGGCAGCCGGAAATAACGTCGGCCTTAAATCAACGCTTACTACAAAGGGAATCTACTAATACTCTTTCGGAAAAGACATTATTAAAAACTTCCTCAGAACTTTATAGGAGTCAGAAAGATACTATAGCAAAGATATTCCTACCTTATCGAGAGCAGGAGACGGTTTCCATTATTTATAAGAATGGTCAAACCCTTTATTATCACCCGGAGACGGGAGTACCTTTAGGAAAAAAATCAGCTTCCATAAAATTGTTTGAAGATTTGTTGAAGATCCATCGAAGCCTTGGAATTCCTAAGATTGGCAAATACATTGTAGGTAGTAGTGCTATTATATTTTTCTTGTTTCTTCTTACCTCCGGTTTATTTCTATGGTGGAAAAAGTATAAATCAAATTTTAAAAAGGGAATTAAAATTAAATGGAAACGAAATAGAAAAAGATTTAACTACGATGTACATAAGTCACTTGGAATATTTTTTTCCCTTCCTTTGGCTGTAATGGCCTTTTCTGGTGGATATTTTACTTATAACAGCTACTATAAGGATGGTTTGAAGTTAATAGATGGTTTTATAGGCAATAAACAACCTGAAAAAAAGATTGAAGCAGGTACCGGGATCGATATACTGCACTTATTGGAGACTCCAGACAACCAATATGCACTCCGGGCAATTTATTTTCCTCAAGATGGAAATGAAGTGTATCAATTTAGATATATCAAAAACCGATTTATAAACCCCGGTCTAAGAAAAACCAGGGAATTAAAATTAGATAATAATAGTAATACCATTTATTCCTCATCCTTTAACGACGACCCGGTTAGCGAACAGATAGCAGCACAATTTTATCCGATTCATATTGGAGAAATGGCAGGCATGCTGGGGAGAATTTTAGTTTTTATCTCCGGGTTTGTCCCCCTAATATTATTTATTACCGGTCTCAGATTTTATTATTTTAGAACGGTAAGATAA
- a CDS encoding MFS transporter, with protein sequence MENPNSNKPLKTIFAPLAMAAGLIFFQAYMIAPLIPKLATIFNVSEQRIGLIVPAYMLAYGVSVLFYGFISDKFGRKRILQISLLAFIVLTAITALVQSASQLILLRLLTGLGASGVVPMSLALVGDMFKPSERGRPLGLLFAAMEGGMALGSTAGVMLEPYTGWRMLFLATALLAALALWIQVARMGWKQEPHKSNRTSFKKMVGGFYRLLAFPRGLRTYLFVFWNGIFHSGIYTWLGVYFVQKYDLGPIEIGLAILGYGLPGFFFGSLIGRAADRRGRYPIILTGLATAAIATASLALEIPVLVAALAVTLISLGYDLTQPLFAGIVTELGGKTKGGQAMGLNVFALFTGFGLGSLLFGELLKLGLDQALIIFAVVQAVFTIVAAKLLQTEMKLSIK encoded by the coding sequence ATGGAAAATCCCAATTCAAATAAACCCTTAAAAACCATTTTTGCTCCCCTGGCCATGGCAGCGGGCTTAATATTTTTTCAGGCGTATATGATAGCGCCACTTATTCCTAAACTGGCAACTATTTTTAATGTATCAGAACAGCGGATTGGTCTTATAGTACCAGCTTATATGCTGGCTTACGGAGTTTCAGTCCTGTTTTATGGTTTCATATCCGATAAATTTGGAAGAAAACGCATACTTCAAATATCCCTACTGGCTTTTATTGTATTAACAGCGATAACCGCCCTGGTGCAATCTGCTTCACAACTCATCCTGTTACGATTGCTAACGGGTTTAGGGGCAAGCGGTGTGGTGCCAATGTCCCTGGCCCTTGTAGGAGATATGTTCAAACCTTCAGAGAGAGGGAGACCCCTGGGACTTTTATTTGCCGCTATGGAAGGGGGAATGGCTTTAGGTTCTACCGCCGGGGTAATGTTGGAACCTTATACAGGCTGGCGTATGTTATTTTTGGCAACTGCCCTCTTGGCCGCTTTGGCTTTGTGGATACAAGTAGCCCGAATGGGCTGGAAACAGGAACCTCATAAATCCAATCGTACTTCATTCAAAAAAATGGTAGGTGGGTTTTACAGGCTACTTGCTTTCCCACGCGGGTTAAGGACCTATTTATTTGTATTCTGGAATGGGATCTTCCATTCAGGTATTTATACCTGGTTAGGGGTCTATTTTGTACAAAAGTATGATCTGGGGCCAATAGAAATTGGTTTGGCCATTCTGGGTTATGGCCTGCCAGGATTTTTCTTTGGTTCCCTTATAGGGCGCGCAGCCGATCGCAGGGGGCGATATCCTATTATTTTAACAGGCTTGGCAACAGCGGCCATAGCAACAGCCAGTCTCGCCCTGGAAATACCCGTTCTTGTCGCGGCCCTTGCAGTCACCTTGATCTCTTTGGGATACGACCTCACTCAACCTCTATTTGCAGGTATAGTAACCGAATTGGGTGGTAAAACAAAGGGAGGCCAGGCCATGGGACTGAATGTTTTTGCATTGTTTACCGGCTTTGGCCTTGGGAGCTTATTGTTTGGGGAATTATTGAAATTAGGATTAGATCAGGCGTTAATTATTTTTGCGGTTGTACAGGCAGTATTTACGATTGTAGCCGCAAAACTTTTGCAGACAGAAATGAAATTATCAATAAAATGA
- a CDS encoding heavy-metal-associated domain-containing protein translates to MIGLHKELFAVLLTGTTLAFSGNTASAMDQKNENQIEFKIQKEMTEKILHLKIKGMHCQSGCANGIDTMLKEQKGIIKSETSFDKSSSIIEYDPKQISEEKILSLIKDRGFEVEVVTEKGASVNG, encoded by the coding sequence ATGATAGGTTTACATAAAGAATTATTCGCGGTATTGTTAACCGGAACGACCCTTGCGTTTTCTGGAAATACCGCTAGCGCTATGGATCAGAAAAATGAAAATCAAATTGAATTTAAAATCCAAAAGGAGATGACGGAAAAAATCTTACACTTAAAAATTAAAGGCATGCATTGCCAGTCCGGTTGTGCTAATGGTATCGATACGATGCTGAAGGAACAAAAAGGCATTATAAAAAGTGAGACAAGCTTTGATAAAAGCTCCTCGATAATTGAATATGATCCAAAGCAGATTTCAGAAGAAAAGATACTCTCCCTTATCAAAGACCGTGGGTTTGAAGTGGAAGTTGTAACCGAAAAGGGGGCTTCTGTAAACGGATAG
- a CDS encoding metal-sensitive transcriptional regulator, with the protein MIPRDLSKDIKTRLQSISGQLNGLIKMLDENKDPEKILIQFKAAQKGLDKAHFLLLDEVYRKALAITISETVEACPGNCGNEERIEFIRKQFPDLELNSLTDKMKEIDELKRRLESYISENRSE; encoded by the coding sequence ATGATTCCTAGAGATCTAAGTAAAGATATAAAAACTCGCTTGCAGAGCATCAGCGGCCAGCTTAACGGACTTATAAAAATGCTGGATGAAAATAAAGATCCAGAAAAGATTCTGATCCAGTTCAAAGCGGCGCAAAAAGGACTTGATAAGGCGCATTTTCTTCTTTTAGATGAAGTGTACCGCAAAGCGCTGGCGATCACAATTTCAGAAACTGTGGAAGCCTGTCCCGGTAATTGCGGTAATGAAGAGCGAATTGAATTTATTCGCAAACAATTTCCCGACCTTGAGCTTAACAGCCTTACCGATAAAATGAAGGAGATTGATGAACTTAAACGAAGGCTGGAATCTTACATTTCCGAAAATAGATCAGAGTAA